Proteins from one Acropora muricata isolate sample 2 chromosome 9, ASM3666990v1, whole genome shotgun sequence genomic window:
- the LOC136929166 gene encoding adenosylhomocysteinase B-like, whose product MQNGGKLPYKVADISLADWGRKEMELAENEMPGLMEMRKRYGPSKPLKGARIAGCLHMTIQTAVLIETLTELGAEVQWSSCNIFSTQDHAAAAIAKTGVPVYAWKGETDEEYIWCIEQTLVFGDGKPLNMILDDGGDLTSLVHEKYPHYLEDIKGLSEETTTGVKNLYKMMEKKSLKCPAINVNDSVTKTKFDNLYGIRESLVDGLKRATDIMLAGKVCVVAGYGDVGKGSVQSLKGFGARVLVTEIDPINALQAAMEGFEVVTMEEAASLGQIFVTSTGCSGIITKDHFLQMKDDAIICNVGHFDCEIDVAWLNKNAKKTNIKPQVDRYELSNGRHVILLAEGRLVNLGCAMGHPSFVMSNSFTNQVLAQIELWTKTEQYPIGVYMLPKKLDEEVARLHLNHLGVKLTKLTSEQVKYLGVDAEGPFKPEHYRY is encoded by the exons ATGCAGAACGGTGGAAAACTCCCCTACAAAGTCG CCGATATCAGCCTTGCTGATTGGGGCCGAAAAGAAATGGAACTTGCTGAGAATGAAATGCCAGGTTTGATGGAAATGAGGAAGCGCTATGGCCCCAGCAAGCCTTTAAAGGGAGCAAGAATAGCTGGTTGTTTACATATGACAATCCAGACTGCAGTTCTGATTGAAACTCTGACAGAATTGGGTGCTGAG GTTCAATGGTCATCATGCAACATCTTCTCCACTCAAGACCATGCTGCTGCTGCCATAGCCAAGACTGGCGTACCTGTTTACGCATGGAAAGGAGAAACTGATGAAGAGTATATCTGGTGTATAGAGCAGACTCTGGTGTTCGGGGATGGAAAGCCTCTTAACATGATTCTTGACGATGGTGGTGACCTCACAAGCCTTGTTCATGAGAAATACCCACACTACTTGGAAG ATATTAAGGGACTTTCTGAGGAAACAACCACTGGGGTGAAGAATTTGTACAAGATGATGGAGAAGAAATCACTCAAATGCCCAGCCATCAATGTCAATGATTCAGTAACTAAGACCAAGTTTGATAACCTCTATGGAATCCGTGAATCTCTTGTTGATGGCCTGAAGAGAGCAACTGACATTATGCTGGCTGGCAAAGTCTGTGTTGTTGCTGGTTATGGTGATGTTGGTAAGGGTTCCGTGCAGTCCCTTAAAGGATTTGGTGCTCGTGTGTTGGTGACAGAGATTGATCCAATCAATGCCCTGCAAGCTGCCATGGAAG GATTTGAAGTTGTTACCATGGAAGAAGCTGCTTCATTGGGCCAGATCTTTGTTACATCAACCGGATGTAGTGGAATCATAACAAAGGACCATTTCTTGCAAATGAAGGATGATGCTATCATCTGCAATGTTGGCCACTTTGATTGTGAAATTGATGTTGCATGGCTGAATAAAAATGCTAAGAAGACAAACATCAAGCCTCAG GTTGACCGTTATGAACTATCCAATGGCCGTCATGTCATTCTGCTTGCTGAGGGACGTCTTGTGAACCTTGGATGTGCTATGGGTCATCCTTCCTTTGTTATGAGCAATTCATTCACCAACCAGGTCTTGGCTCAGATTGAACTCTGGACAAAGACTGAGCAATACCCAATCGGTGTTTACATGCTTCCAAAGAAG CTCGATGAAGAAGTTGCCAGGCTGCATCTAAATCATCTTGGTGTGAAGTTGACAAAGCTGACCTCTGAACAAGTCAAGTATTTGGGAGTCGATGCTGAAGGACCTTTCAAACCAGAACACTACCGCTATTGA
- the LOC136929173 gene encoding metallophosphoesterase 1-like yields the protein MVHNALFFKLRNMRMGNSPLFRQLKWTAILAVSLFLFCEWLIYYLVIFQCSWPDISLQVGKSQFQPLKTMFLTDTHLLGPRNGHWFDKLRREWQMERAFQTAISYFKPDVVFLLGDLFDEGMTSNDEEWDNYVQRFHKMFSHSEHTEFYVVVGNHDIGFHPEAAGDLHLFQRFSSVFNSPSVKLLSIKGNLFVLVNSVAMQGDGCAMCSKAMLELDTVADKLDCHRKRYQQVYENTVMKKRNFCELPEDSPAPILIQHFPLYRETEMKCTGVDAPPPEAKPITNRESWDVVSKEMSDKLLELIKPRLVLSGHTHHGCHIVHQDGTPEMTIPSFSWRNRNNPSFVLGIITADKYALSKCFIPRESTVIALYIMAALSVLLANMRLVYIHLKSRGKRTKIMVDCCVR from the exons ATGGTTCACAATGCTCTGTTTTTTAAGCTGAGGAATATGAGGATGGGCAACTCCCCTCTTTTCAGACAGTTAAAGTGGACGGCAATACTTGCTGTCTCTCTGTTTTTGTTCTGCGAATGgcttatttattacttggtAATATTCCAATGTTCGTGGCCCGACATAAGCTTGCAAGTTGGGAAAAGTCAATTTCAGCCTCTTAAAACCATGTTTCTGACTGATACGCACTTATTAGGACCCAGAAATGGACATTGGTTTGATAAGCTGAGGAGGGAATGGCAGATGGAGAGAGCATTTCAGACGGCCATTTCTTATTTCAAACCTGATGTCGTGTTCTTGTTGGGAGATCTGTTTGATGAGGGTATGACAAGCAATGATGAG GAATGGGATAATTATGTACAGAGGTTTCACAAGATGTTCAGCCATTCTGAGCATACTGAGTTCTACGTTGTAGTTGGAAATCATGACATTGGATTCCACCCAGA AGCTGCTGGAGACCTTCACTTGTTTCAAAGATTTTCATCTGTGTTTAACTCTCCATCAGTTAAACTACTCAGCATAAAGGGAAACTT ATTTGTATTGGTGAACTCAGTTGCCATGCAAGGGGATGGATGCGCTATGTGCTCGAAAGCAATGCTAGAGTTGGATACTGTGGCAGACAAACTAGACTGTCATCGCAAACGTTACCAGCAAGTTTATGAGAATACGGTGATGAAAAAAAGGAACTTTTGTGAGCTTCCTGAAGATTCTCCAGCACCTATTCTTATTCAG CATTTTCCGTTGTACCGTGAAACAGAAATGAAATGCACCGGTGTTGACGCTCCACCCCCAGAAGCGAAGCCGATAACCAATAGGGAGAGTTGGGATGTGGTCTCTAAGGAGATGTCAGACAAATTGCTTGAACTGATCAAGCCACGGCTGGTGTTGAGTGGCCACACCCATCATGGGTGTCACATTGTACATCAAGATGGCACGCCAGAAATGACCATTCCCTCGTTTAGTTGGAGAAACAGAAATAATCCAAGTTTTGTGCTG GGTATCATCACCGCAGACAAGTATGCTCTATCAAAGTGTTTTATTCCACGAGAGAGCACAGTTATTGCCTTGTACATTATGGCAGCACTTTCAGTTTTATTAGCGAATATGAGGCTTGTGTATATTCACCTTAAAAGCCGTGGAAAGCGAACGAAAATTATGGTTGACTGTTGCGTAAGATAG
- the LOC136929175 gene encoding orexin receptor type 2-like: MNFNASATSNLSSHGGECQHGFGDVLKYLLFGVIFVISLCGNGFVCWVVWRHQRMRTVMNYFLVNLAIDDLAFTLVCIPFDLPVQINQCLWPYFEAFCRVLFPLQTMCSFASVFTLILIGFSRYKAIVHPMGSQMELAASKRFILFIWIISFLFVIPYILVLEVDTSTLQCVEAWPGPRGLYGRLYSYFIFITGFALPLTVLFGCYLKICLELRRNSASNQNHALRADHDREAEKVLKMSIVVTVVFSVCTLPNHIVWLALDFDELNCAQCHPWLIVANIFVFANSAANPVVCTIFNEKYRCEFKKLFKRKRKRDRNQRGHNKGTALEEQL, encoded by the coding sequence ATGAACTTTAACGCCTCCGCAACATCAAATCTATCCTCTCATGGTGGGGAATGCCAGCATGGGTTTGGCGACGTACTGAAGTACTTGCTTTTTGGCGTGATTTTTGTTATAAGCCTTTGCGGAAATGGATTTGTCTGCTGGGTTGTGTGGCGGCATCAGCGTATGCGGACAGTGATGAACTACTTCTTGGTAAACCTAGCTATCGACGATCTAGCTTTCACTTTGGTATGTATTCCATTTGACTTGCCTGTTCAAATCAATCAGTGTTTGTGGCCTTACTTTGAAGCCTTTTGCAGGGtattatttcctttacaaaCTATGTGTTCTTTCGCGTCGGTCTTCACCTTAATCTTAATCGGTTTCAGTCGATACAAAGCAATTGTTCATCCAATGGGATCCCAGATGGAACTGGCTGCATCAAAGAGATTCATTTTGTTCATTtggataatttcttttttgttcgtAATACCTTACATCCTAGTATTGGAAGTGGACACTTCTACTCTGCAATGTGTCGAGGCGTGGCCTGGTCCTCGGGGCTTGTATGGACGCCTTTATTCCTACTTTATTTTCATAACTGGCTTTGCCCTGCCTCTAACTGTCTTGTTCGGATGTTACCTTAAGATCTGTCTCGAACTTCGACGGAACTCCGCTTCGAACCAGAACCATGCCTTGCGAGCGGACCATGATCGCGAAGCAGAAAAGGTGCTAAAAATGTCCATTGTTGTTACAGTGGTTTTCTCGGTTTGTACTTTACCAAATCACATTGTCTGGCTGGCGCTGGATTTCGACGAACTAAATTGCGCACAATGCCATCCATGGCTTATTGTCgccaatatttttgtttttgctaatAGCGCTGCCAATCCGGTTGTGTGTACAATTTTCAACGAGAAATATCGCTGCGAGTTTAAAAAACTTTTCAAGCGCAAGAGAAAGAGGGATCGAAACCAAAGAGGACATAATAAAGGCACTGCATTGGAGGAACAAttataa